ggaacgcgagaccgcgacagggaaacgaagaggatactcagatgttactactgtaatgaagagggacattttaaacgggagtgcccccgctacaagcgggaGGTGCGGTCGTACGCACTGATGGAGGAAGAATAGGGAggtcgggggttcctacccttggggcaaaaggactatagacaggaacccctggtaaacttgaaagtaggaccccaaggatcggagatcacatttatggtggactcgggagccgaaagatcaagtataatccaaataccccccggcacccgagcaggaggaaaagttatgggggtatctggaattggaggacagaaattacaagtcccagtggtggaggacgtggaaattggatatgaaaacagaactactaaacgagacctccttctactgccatcagcggggtttaatttgttaggaagagacttgcaggtcaaactagggatcggaacggtaccaagtaacggggaaatagtggtaaggttgttcgccctcaccgaagaagatgatcaacaaatagacccggaagtatggtaccgagaggggaacagagggggtttaaacatcaaacctctccaaatcaccatgttaccaggaagaggcccggtaagaaggaaacagtacccgattgctatggaaggacgggaggggttacaacctgtgatagaaagattaattacagatggactactggaggaatgtatgtcccctttcaatactccaatactccctgtgaggaagccggatgggacatataggctggtgcaagacttgcgggggttgaatgaagtagtccaggctaggtacccggtggtacccaatccctacaTGTTAATGAGtcagcgtaatagatctgaaggatgccttctggagttgcccccttgacgaagaaagtcggaacctttttgcctttgaatgggagaatcccttcacaggacgaaagcgacagttaaggtggacggtcttgccgcagggattcacggagtcacccaacttgtttggacaaatactggagcagatcttaggaggatttcggtgtaacgcggaaaatcaattgctccaatatgtcgatgatctcttactctcaggaccaagagaagaggaggtacgggcagacaccgttgccctgctgaacttcctggggaaacagggcctacgcgtctccaggacaaaactccagttcgtggagcaagaagtaagatatctgggccatcaagtcagtaaggggcatcgccgtatcacgccagaacgaatatcagggattacgggtatgccaatacccaggacgaagaaggaaatcagacaattcctggggctagtaggatattgccggatatggattgaaagttacaccactttagtaaaattcttgtacgacaaactgggacaagaagtacaaaaggtggactggtcagatgaggaggagcagcgatttaatattattaaaagtaaactgatccgagctccggtattggctttacccaccctgaaggaaccgttccagTTATATGTCAATACCGCCGGCGGATTTGCCCAGGGCGTGCTTACCCAGCTGCGGGCAGGGAAACGtcagccggttgcatttttgtcaaaaatgttagaccctgtgtcatgtggatggccgacctgtatacaggcagtggcagctacggcaatgttagtggaagaggcccgaaaacttacctttggaggaaggATCACAGTATATTCCCCACATTCGGTTAGTGCCATACTGGCTCAGAAGGctcaccgctggttaacagactctcgcatcctgaagtatgagacgattttgatgaccggggacgatctcaattttgcaaaagatctcagttgcaaCCCAGCCCAGTTTCTATACGGACGTCCTGTAGATGGAGAacaggagcatgattgtgtggaaattgtagacttgcagaccaagagccgagaggacctgcaagaagccccgctgggtgaaggacaggaactgtacatcgacgggtcctcccggtGCATCAGTGGGGTACGGTACAGTGGCTACGCTATCATAGATGGTGCAGCAAAGCAGACGATCGAGTCCGGACGACTGCCTgggaagtggtcagcccaatcctgtgagttgtacgccctccagagggccctgaagttgttggaagggaaggtgggaaccatatatactgactcaaagtatgcatacggGATCGTTCATACTTTTGGGAAAATCTGGAAAGAGCGAGGATTGATAACTTCCCGGGGAAAAGAATTagctcacgaacaaatgatcagcctaacgttgGAAGCCCTGGGGTTACCTACAGAactcgcagtagtccatgtacccggccaccagaaggggtcgacaccggaagcggtgggaaaccggctggcagatgaggaagccaagcgggcagcggtcgaaaaatccgtccaattgttaacgttaataccgttgagggaagggctcgctaaacaacccgtcttcacccagggggagattgataaaatggatcaattgggtgcccGGCTAGATACTAACGGGAAGTGGACAGTTCCTGACgggagacaagtactgaacaaacagatcacccggggcattctgcaccgattacaccatcaaacccactggggggtgcaagccatgtgtgatacgatcctgagagactatgtatgcagggggatatacacattagcccaacaggaggtagtcggatgccccacttgccggcgtattaacaagaaagccatgcgttctatgccagctggtggtcagcccctcgcaatTAGGCCATTCCAGAGGATCCAAGTTGACTTTACAGAATTGCCCCCAGTACAGCGATGGAAatatctgctagtaatagtagaccatttcactcactgggtagaggctttcccaactgccaaagCCGATGCACCAGCCgtggcccgactgttgttagagaacataatcccgagacatggcataatggaatctatcgactccgactgcgggacacattttatttctaaactacaccatttgatctgtactccctgggtatccaatggaaattccacacaccctggcatcctcagagttcgggtcgggttgagagaatgaatggcacactcaagacccaattgactaagctggtgttagaaactaagttaccttggccgaagtgcctgcccattgccctattgaggatacgtacggcacctcgccgggatgtcggggtttccccctatgaaatgctgtttggattaccatattggagtaaggttgatggatgtcccactttacaagggggagatgtatttgtcagaaactatttactggccttatcccgttcttttgcagaactccggaggaagggtctcctggctcagactccgccgctcgacttcctcttgcataaggtggagcccggagattgggtacttgttaagacctggaaggccgaaaagctccagccgcggtgggaagggccgttcctggttctgttaacaactgaagcagctgttcggacgaaagaaaaagggtgggtccacgcatcaaggataaaggggcctgttccgtCTGAAGGAGAgagcacttggacatgcgagcaaggggacaagccgttggtggtaaaactgaaaaaacagcgataatgaactctacttggactgtattggtggggatattgatcagtttactcctgtatgtgggggagggtgaggggagatgtgacaaatgtcgaacTATAGTAAGACTTGGGATTCGAATTTACACGGGATCATTTGTGTCCCATTCCTATGTGGACGATTGGTGTTACGATGTAAGTGCACGCCATgaatgttgggagggtggaagtCCCTATTATCAGGTatataataaaggatacggtggcaaaatccgtggatgccctataaatgaccgctgggtgtctattagcaaaactgggaggtgggacccatcctccgtgttgctcagggagcaggttgacagagtcaaggagaccaagatacagatcactgatcgggggttggggaaGGAGCAAGACCGTTAGGGAACGGTCGTGCTCCCTAAAGTGCCATCCGTATACGAAGAGGTAGAAGGAAAAATTGAactccctgatgttacacaaaacctgtttattgatctcacctctagaatagccactgttttaaatgttagcaattgctgggtttgtgggggggccgcatatgtcggaacaatggccgtggactggtcaaagcttagacataGGGGAGTTGCTACAAACCACTTGGACCTGTGTCAACGATAGaaaaagccaggggtggagactgacaaacagccctgagggccggttctgtattgaaggcaaggggacagtggaggtagggattagtccctgtcagaatgtattggatgcaaccacgcgagtatggtggcctgaggatattacttggtacattgcaaaccgggatcatggaaattgcgttccattacgtactgattcctcctctgacgagctggggactgattactggaattgcagtggtcctagtccttatgagggcgtccctggggtAAAGGAACTGTGGGAtgatgttgtgaggcagggagggcctgctccagatggcctattttggatatgcggtaatcaggcatactccaaactacccatgggatgggctggggtatgcttcctgggtctaatacgacctgcgttcttcctattaccccggaAGGAAGGCGACGATTTGggaattaaactctttgactccctccgtaggtcaccaagggatatccaagtcaGTGATTGGGGGaatgagtggccaccggcccggattattgcatactacgggccagctacatgggcacaggacggatcatggggataccgtactcctatctatatgttaaatcgtattatcaggctccaagcagtcgtagagaTTATTACTAATcggactgccctggccctggagttgctggctaaacagcaggatcagatgagggctgctatatatcaaaaccgacttgccttggattatctgttggcctcggaggggggcgtatgcgggaagtttaacctgactaactgccgtctagaaattgacgataatggtaaagcggtttttgaactttccgatgaaattcggaaattggcccatgtgccagtacaatcttggcgtcctcttagtggcatcggatggtgggatggtctcctaggtggtagttggtggcgcacgacgctgctggtggttggggggggggcgtgattcttcttctcgtattaccctgcctaaccccctgtattcagtttttaattcagaaaaatatttcccgactccaggcagtggtggttccacaacatgggacgcgtgaacttaaagtgatgttgctgcgaaagaccaaggatttcccgggcccttgaggagggggggctatcttggtcaggcacatcttaaagaaagaaaagggtggaattgtgagaggtaatttcggtttaaactttaagatgtgcctggaccacagactgatctataataaaagacaaaacttttgtttcttttctaaaacattttgtatactcaaaagtagaatagtttaaattgtgcagaatgctgacaatttgtgagcagagtaaaaacaaacaggcccttgattgatgaaaccattaacacaggcagggaaggatgagtccttgactgataatactgcagggtgagagaaacaactttggagactctgaagactttgtgataagggtgcaaatcaaagaataatgatgtttttaagaatgtgaacctcatggctcgttagagccagggaggggagggtctggaggcatttgttgcagactttgtgataagggtgtaaatcgaagaataatgatgtttttaagaatgtgaacctcatggcttgttagagccaaggaggggagggatttgtactgtatataatgagaaactttgtaagcctcagcgcgccttttactcagaagggtgcccgactctgcagacttgctaataaaactttgttttcctgaatttgtcaagagcgattattaagaagcgattttcgtttctaacattCAGTAAACACAAACTTCAAGgaagccatgatttggagatgccagtgttggactggggtgtacaacgttataaatcacacaacaccaggatatagtccaacaggtttaattggaagcacactagctttcggagcaacgctccttcatcaggtggtagtggagggctcaatcgttacacagaatttatagcaaaaatttacagtgtgatgtaactgaaattatacattgaaaaattgatttagtctgttaagcctttcatctgttaggatacagtaatagtttcacttccttcatgtgtaaatcacaaaacctttttttttaaaaagttgcattctcacgttaacaatggtgatagctagacaatatgttgaaggtgttggccccctgtgttctctgaagaagggctcatgcccgaaacgtcgattctcctgttccttgcctgacctgctgcgcttttccagcaacacattttcacccctGCGTTCTCTGCCTATGCCAtgatgcttagattgattctaatctaaaaagtgagataacgaagttttatataaattcatgaagtttttgagctcaagagttctacatgaatgcatgcagtttttgagcaaagtacaatgtaaaccTGCAAGTACAaactcaccccacaaaatatatgtgtgcatgtgggtctttgtctgtctgtgtgtgtgtgtctgtcggggttggaggttgtgagtgtgagaaagtgtatgtgtgtgtgtgtgtagtgagtgcagagtgtcttaagtctgtgaggggatgcatgtgtgagtgtgggagtgtgtgtgtctgtaagggtgtgtgtggctgtctatgtgcacgtctgtgtgtatgtgtgtataggagtgcctgtgtgtatgagtgtgtgtttgtgtgtaggaatatctgtgtgtgtaatatagtgcaatggtgatcacctgtaatgtgacatgaacccaaggtcccagttgaggcctaCCCTATGGTACCGAActttgctatcagcctctgcttggccacttttctctgctgcctgtccctcacagacttaagacactctgcactcactacacacacacacacacacacaaacacacacactttctcacactcacaacccccaccccagacagacacacacacacacacacacacacagacaaagacataTATTTtgcggggtgaatttgtacttgcagggttacattgtactttgctcaaaaactgcatgaatttatgtaaaactctgttatctcactttttagattggaatcaatctaaacatcatggcatagacggagaacacagggggccaacaccttcaacatattgtctagctatcaccattgttaacagctaacccaagaatgcaacttttttaaaaaaaggttttgtgatttacacatgaaagaactgaaacaatcactgtattctaacagatgaaaggcttaacagacaatcaatttttcaatgtataattttagttacatcacactgtaaatttttactataaattctgtgttacgattgagccctccactatcacctgatgaaggagcaactctCCGAAATctattgtgcttccaattaaacctgttggatcatAACCTAGTGTTGTGGGATCTTTAACTCAAGGAAGCCAGTTTACTTCCCCTTGTCAGTCGCTGTAATCTGTGGATTTTACCAATAAATCAGTGATGTTATTAAAAATCCctcaacactaggttatagtccaacaggtttatttggaggcactagctttcaaatgCTTCTCCTTcatttctccttcatcaggtagttgtggagcaggactGAAATTGTTCAATATcttatttcagttgcatgacactgtaatcttttactataaattctgtgtcttatggccctgctccacaactacctaATGAAGaaacagctctctgaaagctagtacttccaaaaaggcctgttggaatataacctagtgttgtgtgatttttaactttgaccgccccagtccaacaccagcacttccacatcagtGACGTTGTAAGTTGTGAATTAGCTAGCCTGTGCCTAATGAGAACACCTGGAGATAAAACATCACAAAGCAGCACGACCTGACAAGACAAAGTGATCTCTC
This Chiloscyllium punctatum isolate Juve2018m chromosome 30, sChiPun1.3, whole genome shotgun sequence DNA region includes the following protein-coding sequences:
- the LOC140455057 gene encoding endogenous retrovirus group 3 member 1 Env polyprotein-like, with translation MLAIAGFVGGPHMSEQWPWTGQSLDIGELLQTTWTCVNDRKSQGWRLTNSPEGRFCIEGKGTVEVGISPCQNVLDATTRVWWPEDITWYIANRDHGNCVPLRTDSSSDELGTDYWNCSGPSPYEGVPGVKELWDDVVRQGGPAPDGLFWICGNQAYSKLPMGWAGVCFLGLIRPAFFLLPRKEGDDLGIKLFDSLRRSPRDIQVSDWGNEWPPARIIAYYGPATWAQDGSWGYRTPIYMLNRIIRLQAVVEIITNRTALALELLAKQQDQMRAAIYQNRLALDYLLASEGGVCGKFNLTNCRLEIDDNGKAVFELSDEIRKLAHVPVQSWRPLSGIGWWDGLLGGSWWRTTLLVVGGGA